Proteins co-encoded in one Labilithrix sp. genomic window:
- a CDS encoding SDR family oxidoreductase, producing the protein MRLKDKVALVTGASRGIGFASSVALAKEGATIVGTARTAKDLEALEKQVTSAGGKAKMFAGDATKSADVAAAVKGTIDAFGRIDILVNNVGIGGYRPFLDWTEEDYDRIMATNAKSTWLFSKEVIPHMLKQGGGNIVNLSSVAGLQGYPSEGIYCMSKFAQVALAQSLDREFYQKNIKVSLVCPGGVETHFAIGDGRTYDGANMKGFSTAEDVAEAVVLAVLPRDRTRVVNVILRPMNEMT; encoded by the coding sequence ATGCGTTTGAAGGACAAGGTCGCTCTCGTCACCGGCGCGAGCCGCGGAATCGGCTTCGCGAGCTCGGTCGCGCTCGCGAAGGAGGGCGCGACGATCGTGGGCACCGCGCGCACGGCGAAGGACCTCGAGGCGCTCGAGAAGCAGGTCACGTCCGCGGGCGGGAAGGCGAAGATGTTCGCCGGCGACGCGACGAAGAGCGCCGACGTCGCGGCGGCGGTGAAGGGGACGATCGACGCATTCGGGCGCATCGATATTCTCGTCAATAACGTCGGAATCGGTGGATACCGCCCGTTCCTCGACTGGACGGAGGAGGACTACGACCGGATCATGGCGACGAACGCGAAGTCGACGTGGCTCTTCTCGAAGGAGGTCATCCCGCACATGCTGAAGCAGGGCGGCGGCAACATCGTGAACCTCTCGAGCGTCGCCGGCCTCCAGGGGTATCCGAGCGAGGGGATCTACTGCATGTCGAAGTTCGCGCAGGTCGCGCTCGCGCAGTCGCTCGATCGCGAGTTTTACCAGAAGAACATCAAGGTGAGCCTCGTCTGCCCCGGAGGGGTCGAGACCCACTTCGCGATCGGCGACGGCCGCACCTACGACGGCGCGAACATGAAGGGCTTCTCGACCGCGGAGGACGTCGCGGAGGCGGTCGTCCTCGCCGTCCTCCCGCGCGATCGCACCCGCGTCGTGAACGTGATCCTCCGCCCGATGAACGAGATGACGTGA
- the folD gene encoding bifunctional methylenetetrahydrofolate dehydrogenase/methenyltetrahydrofolate cyclohydrolase FolD, with translation MAATILDGKKLAESVRADVAKGVQSFVAKHGRAPGLEVVLVGDDPASQVYTRNKEKAALEVGIRGKLHTLPGSTTESDLLALLDRLNGDDTVDGILVQLPLPKQIKEQRVLDAVRADKDVDGFHPTNAGLLASGRPALVPCTPRGSMKLIALAGTKLEGARAVVVGRSNIVGKPMGQLLLQANATVTIAHSKTKDLAAVCREADVLVVAVGRAEMVKGDWVKPGATVIDVGMNRVARPDDPAKTKLVGDVAYAEAAERAGAITPVPGGVGPMTIACLLENTLLAAKQRLGDES, from the coding sequence ATGGCCGCCACGATCCTCGATGGGAAGAAGCTCGCAGAGTCCGTTCGCGCCGACGTCGCGAAGGGCGTTCAGTCGTTCGTCGCGAAGCACGGGCGCGCGCCCGGCCTCGAGGTCGTGCTCGTCGGCGACGATCCGGCGAGCCAGGTCTACACCCGCAACAAAGAGAAGGCCGCGCTCGAGGTCGGGATCCGCGGCAAGCTCCACACCCTGCCCGGCTCCACCACCGAGAGCGATCTCCTCGCCCTCCTCGATCGCCTGAACGGCGACGACACGGTGGACGGCATCCTGGTCCAGCTCCCGCTGCCGAAGCAGATCAAAGAGCAACGTGTCCTCGACGCCGTGCGCGCGGACAAGGACGTCGACGGCTTCCACCCCACCAACGCGGGCCTCCTCGCGTCGGGGCGCCCTGCGCTCGTGCCGTGCACGCCGCGCGGATCGATGAAGCTCATCGCGCTCGCGGGGACGAAGCTCGAAGGCGCGCGCGCGGTCGTCGTCGGCCGATCGAACATCGTCGGCAAGCCGATGGGACAGCTCCTCCTCCAGGCGAACGCGACGGTGACGATCGCGCACTCGAAGACGAAGGACCTCGCCGCGGTGTGCCGCGAGGCCGACGTGCTCGTCGTCGCGGTCGGCCGCGCCGAGATGGTGAAGGGCGACTGGGTGAAGCCGGGCGCGACCGTGATCGACGTCGGCATGAACCGCGTCGCGCGCCCCGACGATCCGGCGAAGACCAAGCTCGTCGGCGACGTCGCCTACGCCGAGGCGGCCGAGCGCGCCGGCGCGATCACGCCCGTCCCCGGCGGCGTCGGCCCGATGACGATCGCGTGCCTCCTCGAGAACACGCTCCTCGCGGCGAAGCAGCGCCTCGGCGACGAGAGCTGA
- a CDS encoding ParB/RepB/Spo0J family partition protein: MAAAKPAPTKPRALGRGLDALLPSAPPRNAEKTSRTDNGDRTVFTVPIEKLVPQKGQPRQHFAKEKLEELAASIKEHGVLEPLVVRRIPNQEKFEIIAGERRWRASQKAGLKDVLVVVKDVTPKYAFELAIIENVQREDLNPVELAESFDRLVKEHGYTQEALATRLGKDRTTIANSLRLLKLPPSVRSRVIAGDLTEGHARALLGADPGKIEDLAEKVVRGRLNVRAAEALVRGAKKGGKAGGGKAPGKTAAVRDLEQRMTRAAGTKVVLAPKSADGSKGEVTIPYEDLDHLDRILARVFKLS, from the coding sequence ATGGCGGCGGCGAAGCCCGCACCCACGAAGCCGCGCGCGCTCGGACGCGGCCTCGACGCGCTCCTCCCCTCCGCGCCGCCGCGCAACGCCGAGAAGACGAGCCGCACCGACAACGGCGACCGCACGGTCTTCACCGTCCCGATCGAGAAGCTCGTCCCGCAGAAGGGACAGCCGCGCCAGCACTTCGCGAAGGAGAAGCTCGAGGAGCTCGCCGCGTCGATCAAGGAGCACGGCGTCCTCGAGCCCCTCGTCGTCCGCCGCATCCCGAACCAGGAGAAGTTCGAGATCATCGCCGGCGAGCGGCGGTGGCGCGCGTCGCAGAAAGCGGGCCTCAAGGACGTCCTCGTCGTCGTGAAGGACGTCACGCCGAAGTACGCCTTCGAGCTCGCGATCATCGAGAACGTCCAGCGCGAGGATCTGAACCCCGTCGAGCTCGCCGAGTCGTTCGACCGCCTCGTCAAGGAGCACGGCTACACCCAAGAAGCCCTCGCGACCCGGCTCGGCAAGGACCGCACCACGATCGCGAACTCGCTCCGCCTCCTGAAGCTCCCCCCGAGCGTGCGATCGCGCGTCATCGCCGGCGACCTCACCGAGGGCCACGCGCGCGCGCTCCTCGGCGCGGATCCCGGGAAGATCGAAGATCTCGCGGAAAAGGTCGTCCGCGGACGCCTCAACGTCCGCGCCGCCGAGGCCCTCGTCCGCGGCGCGAAGAAAGGCGGCAAGGCCGGCGGCGGCAAGGCGCCGGGGAAGACCGCCGCGGTCCGCGACCTCGAGCAGCGCATGACGCGCGCGGCCGGCACCAAGGTGGTCCTCGCTCCCAAGAGCGCCGACGGGAGCAAGGGTGAGGTCACCATTCCCTACGAAGACCTCGACCACCTCGATCGCATCCTCGCCCGCGTCTTCAAGCTAAGCTGA
- a CDS encoding ParA family protein: MRQRSDCHVICVVNQKGGVGKTTTAVNLAASVAAAERRTLLVDMDPQGNASSAVGVRPGTQERTVYDVLIGQSELADVVVQTDVPTLFVAPATQDLVAAEIELVDDPKRATKLKDALDPVLGDYDYVFIDCPPSLGLLTLNALAATSSVLVPLQCEYFALEGLTHLMATIDRVKNGMNKDLDVLGVVLTMFDPRNNLAHQVADEVKKHFFVFDAVIPRNVRLSEAPSHGKPVLLYDASSKGAQGYLALAKELLSRHKRGATSTPKKKAAR, translated from the coding sequence ATGCGTCAGCGAAGCGACTGCCACGTCATCTGCGTCGTCAACCAGAAGGGCGGCGTCGGGAAGACGACGACCGCGGTGAACCTCGCCGCGAGCGTCGCCGCGGCGGAGCGGCGGACGCTCCTCGTCGACATGGACCCGCAAGGCAACGCGAGCTCCGCGGTCGGCGTGCGACCGGGCACGCAGGAGCGCACGGTCTACGACGTCCTCATCGGACAGTCCGAGCTCGCCGACGTCGTCGTGCAGACCGACGTCCCTACCCTCTTCGTCGCCCCCGCGACGCAGGACCTCGTCGCCGCGGAGATCGAGCTCGTCGACGATCCGAAGCGCGCCACGAAGCTGAAGGACGCGCTCGACCCGGTGCTCGGCGACTACGACTACGTCTTCATCGACTGCCCGCCGTCGCTCGGCCTCCTCACGCTCAACGCGCTCGCGGCGACGAGCTCCGTCCTCGTCCCGCTCCAGTGCGAGTACTTCGCGCTCGAAGGCCTCACCCACCTGATGGCCACGATCGATCGCGTGAAGAACGGCATGAACAAGGACCTCGACGTCCTTGGCGTCGTCCTCACGATGTTCGACCCGCGCAACAACCTCGCGCACCAGGTCGCGGACGAGGTGAAGAAGCACTTCTTCGTGTTCGACGCCGTCATCCCGCGCAACGTCCGCCTCTCCGAGGCCCCCTCCCACGGCAAGCCCGTCCTCCTCTACGACGCCTCGTCGAAGGGCGCGCAGGGCTACCTCGCGCTCGCGAAGGAGCTCCTCTCCCGCCACAAGCGCGGCGCGACCTCCACGCCGAAGAAGAAGGCGGCGCGTTGA
- a CDS encoding transcriptional regulator, with product MTVPKSYRSMQEFEREAIRPDLKYGFSLDDLMQDTTFEGSDLLFDDTVDEYDPDQEDDDDY from the coding sequence ATGACTGTTCCGAAGAGCTACCGCAGCATGCAGGAATTCGAGCGCGAGGCCATCCGCCCCGACTTGAAGTACGGCTTCTCGCTCGACGATTTGATGCAAGACACGACCTTCGAGGGCTCCGACCTGCTCTTCGACGACACGGTCGACGAGTACGACCCGGATCAAGAAGACGACGACGATTACTGA
- the tig gene encoding trigger factor — protein sequence MEVTVNRISPVVMELSVQIPADAVKSQVDKAYLTLGKKAHVKGFRPGKAPRDVLSRLFGAQVANDVANQIVNDTLPRVLSDKNLTPVNQPSVEPTEAFDPKKAFSYKATFEVQPDIEDVKYEGFELFKPKVEVPDEALDKELEALRTRNAALKAPEPARPAKKGDVVTIDFTLGVDGKEVKDGGGQGVQLELGAGQALPEIDGALDGKSAGDKVTVEHTFAADHPRDDFRGKKGSFDITVSDIKERVPPNLDDEFAKDLGFDTLIALRADVHTKLEKAFKDRAETAVAEQIVQKLNEQNPCDVPPSLVEQQCRIMEQEVVMQARRAGQRFTKEQAQTLHDAIHKDAERKVRAGLLMAAIAKKNEFKVTDEDLEKGMQELAAETGKNVAKLRAEYREKSKRDILIGMILEDKILDFIEAKSKITEGDPPAAAPASESKDSKDEEKKEG from the coding sequence ATGGAAGTCACTGTCAACCGCATCTCTCCCGTCGTCATGGAGCTCTCGGTCCAGATCCCGGCCGACGCCGTGAAGTCGCAAGTCGACAAGGCCTATCTGACGCTCGGGAAGAAGGCCCACGTGAAAGGGTTCCGTCCGGGCAAGGCGCCGCGTGACGTGCTCTCGCGCCTCTTCGGCGCTCAGGTCGCGAACGACGTCGCGAACCAGATCGTCAACGACACGCTGCCGCGCGTGCTCTCGGACAAGAACCTGACGCCGGTGAACCAGCCGTCGGTCGAGCCGACGGAGGCCTTCGATCCGAAGAAGGCGTTCAGCTACAAGGCGACGTTCGAGGTCCAGCCCGACATCGAGGACGTGAAGTACGAGGGCTTCGAGCTCTTCAAGCCCAAGGTCGAGGTGCCGGACGAGGCGCTCGACAAGGAGCTCGAGGCGCTCCGCACGCGCAACGCCGCGCTCAAGGCGCCGGAGCCCGCGCGTCCGGCGAAGAAGGGCGACGTCGTCACGATCGACTTCACGCTCGGCGTCGACGGCAAGGAAGTGAAGGACGGCGGCGGCCAGGGCGTGCAGCTCGAGCTCGGCGCGGGCCAGGCGCTCCCCGAGATCGACGGCGCGCTCGACGGCAAGAGCGCCGGCGACAAGGTCACGGTCGAGCACACCTTCGCCGCCGACCACCCGCGCGACGACTTCCGCGGCAAGAAGGGCTCCTTCGACATCACGGTGTCGGACATCAAGGAGCGCGTCCCGCCGAACCTCGACGACGAGTTCGCGAAGGACCTCGGCTTCGACACGCTCATCGCGCTCCGCGCCGACGTGCACACCAAGCTCGAGAAGGCGTTCAAGGACCGCGCCGAGACGGCGGTCGCCGAGCAGATCGTGCAGAAGCTCAACGAGCAGAACCCCTGCGACGTCCCGCCCTCGCTCGTCGAGCAGCAGTGCCGGATCATGGAGCAGGAGGTCGTGATGCAGGCGCGCCGCGCGGGGCAGCGCTTCACGAAGGAGCAGGCGCAGACCCTCCACGACGCGATCCACAAGGACGCGGAGCGGAAGGTGCGCGCCGGCCTCCTCATGGCCGCGATCGCGAAGAAGAACGAGTTCAAGGTCACGGACGAGGACCTCGAGAAGGGCATGCAAGAGCTTGCGGCCGAGACGGGGAAGAACGTCGCCAAGCTCCGCGCCGAGTATCGCGAGAAGTCGAAGCGTGACATCCTCATCGGCATGATCCTCGAGGACAAGATCCTCGACTTCATCGAGGCGAAGTCGAAGATCACGGAAGGCGACCCGCCCGCGGCGGCGCCGGCATCCGAGTCCAAGGACTCCAAGGACGAAGAGAAGAAGGAAGGTTGA